In candidate division KSB1 bacterium, the sequence CAGGCGCCCGCTGGCAAAACCGCCTCGATTTGGCCGATGAGGCGTCGCTGGCCTGGCAGAAGCACATCGCCGAAATTATTGTGGACGAGGAAAGCCGGTTGCCCAATCGCCACCTCATTGCGCAAAACTATGTCAATTTTTTCTATCCGCTGAACCGAGTCGAACCGGAAATCTCTATTCTCAATTTTCACTATGCGCTGCCGCAGGCGGCTCTTTTGAACGCCGGCTGGAAAAGGCCGCTGTCGTTCGACGAAAGCGGCTTTGCCGGCCCCGAGCCGGACGTCTACCGCCGGCAGGCTTGGCGGTTTCTGCTCTCCGGAGGCGCGGTGTTCAACGGCCTCGACTATTCTTTCTATCCTGATTTCGAAGACGGCAGCGGAGAGATCAGCGGGCCGGGAGGCGGCGGTCCGCTGCTGCGTCGGCAATTGGCCGTGTTGCGGCGCTTCCTTGAACGGTTCGACCTCGGCGCGCTGCAGCCTGATTTGACCACGGTGCAGCACGCACCGGGACTCGTTCCTTATCTGCTCTCCGACATCGGAAAGCAATACGCCGGTTGGTTCGAAGGCCGCGGGGCGGGGATCGTTGCGCTGCGTCTGCCGAAGGGCAGCTACTTGATTCAATGGCTGGAGCCGCGCACCGGCGAGCTCTTGCGTCGAGAGCGGGTGTCTTCGAACGGCCGTGTTGCCGTACCTCTGCGGCTGCCGGCCTATAACGGCGAGATCGCCTTGGATTTGCGTCATAACTAAGGTCTGGAAAACTGCACGCATGACTCTGCCGCGCCTTTTCAAGATCAAGGGTAAGATTCAGCATTATGCCTGGGGCGGAACCGAATTTATTCCCCGCTTTTTGGGCATCGAAAACCGCGAGAACCGACCGTTCGCCGAGTTGTGGTTCGGCGCTCATCCGGCGGCGCCATCGGAAGCGCTGATCGATGGTGCTCCGCAGCCGCTTGATCGCTTGATCGGGAAGCATCCTTTTCTGCTCGGCCGCAGAGTCCATAAACGTTTCGGCCGGCTGCCGTTTCTGCTCAAGGTTCTGGATGCGCGCGACATGCTGTCCATTCAGGTTCATCCCTCGAAAAAGCAGGCGGAAGAAGGATTTGTCAAAGAGAATGCCGCCGGCATTCCGTTGAACTCGCCGCAACGCAATTACAAAGACGACAACCACAAGCCGGAAATGCACCTGCCGCTGACCGATTTCTGGATGCTGCACGGTTTTCGCGCTGAGCAGGAGGTCCGTTATCTTCTGGAATCCGTGTGGGCATGGAGCGGGCTGCGCGAAATTTATGCCGGCGGCGGGATCGAAGGGCTTTATCGCCGCATCATGACGGCGGAGCAGAGCGAAATCGACGCCTGGCTTTCACCGCTCATTGAGTCGTTGCGTACCAACCCGCCTCAAGACCGCGATTCCGCCGACTATTGGGCTTTGCGCGCCGCAGAGACTTTTCCTTTGCCTGAAGGTCATCTTGACCGCGGCATCTTTTCTGTCTACTTGCTCAACCTTTTGCACCTCAGACCGGGCGAGGGGACGTTTCAGGATGCGGGAGTGCCGCACGCTTATCTTCACGGCACCACGATCGAACTGATGGCCGCCTCGGACAATGTACTCCGCGGCGGTTTGACGCCCAAGTTCGTCGACGTCGATGAATTGCTGCGTACGGTCGTCTACCGAACCGGCAGGCCGCAGATTCTCCGTAATGAAAGACTCTCGTCCGTCGAGCAGCGGTTTTTAACACCGACCGAAGACTTTCAATTAACCCGCCTTCTATTAAACGCCGGCGAATCTTTTCGCAAGACCGGTAATGGGCCGTGCATCGGTCTGGTATACCGGGGAAATGTCGAAATAAAAGGGGATCTCGTTGTTCTCTCGTTGCAGCGCGGTGAGGCCTTTTTCCTCGCCGACGGCGTCCAAGCCGAACTGACCGCCTTGACGAGTGCCGAATTATTTCTTGCCGGCGTGCCCGTCTGAGAAGAGATTGTTTCGAACGAAAAACGCCTCGGCAATTGCCGAGGCGTTTCCGGTTTCAAAAAACTGCAAATGGACCGCGTAAATCAGGCGATAAACTTGCGCAGAAAAGCGTAGCTTTGTTTGAGCGACGCCTTGCGGCGCTCCAGCGACCCTTCGTAAGCGCGGTCTTCCACTTCAACGCACACCGGGCCGTCGTAACCGACATCGGTCAGGGCCGAGAAGAACTTGCCCCAATTCACGTCGCCGAGGCCGGGGAGTTTGGGCGTATGGTACTCGAGCGGATTGGCCAGAAAGCCGCAATCGTACAGCTTGTCGACGTCCAACCGGGCGTCCTTGGCGTGCACATGGACGAACTTTTTACCGAATTCCTTGACGGCCCGATACACGTCGATGCCCTGCCAGACCAAATGCGAGGGGTCAAAGTTGAGACCAAAGTGGTCGCTCGGGATTTCTTCGAACATGCGGCGCCAGACTTTGGGACTGTGCGCCAGGTTTTTGCCGCCCGGCCACTCGTCGTTGGTAAAGAACATCGGGCAGTTTTCGATGCCGATC encodes:
- the manA gene encoding mannose-6-phosphate isomerase, class I, which codes for MTLPRLFKIKGKIQHYAWGGTEFIPRFLGIENRENRPFAELWFGAHPAAPSEALIDGAPQPLDRLIGKHPFLLGRRVHKRFGRLPFLLKVLDARDMLSIQVHPSKKQAEEGFVKENAAGIPLNSPQRNYKDDNHKPEMHLPLTDFWMLHGFRAEQEVRYLLESVWAWSGLREIYAGGGIEGLYRRIMTAEQSEIDAWLSPLIESLRTNPPQDRDSADYWALRAAETFPLPEGHLDRGIFSVYLLNLLHLRPGEGTFQDAGVPHAYLHGTTIELMAASDNVLRGGLTPKFVDVDELLRTVVYRTGRPQILRNERLSSVEQRFLTPTEDFQLTRLLLNAGESFRKTGNGPCIGLVYRGNVEIKGDLVVLSLQRGEAFFLADGVQAELTALTSAELFLAGVPV
- a CDS encoding DUF6298 domain-containing protein — encoded protein: MTRALFILFFVAAAGAAEPIRLLQANPRYFLFRGKPTVLVTSGEHYGAVLNTAFDYERYLETLAADGLNLTRLFSGAYVEKPGAFGIVHNVLAPKREDYLPPWPRSGQSGALDGLNKFDLDRFNPAYFERLKAFLRSASEKGIVVELVLFSSIYDENNWAMMPFHPQNNINGTECAEFRRIHTLDNGGLLPYQESMVRRIVREVNEYDNLYFEIQNEPWSDRPDSAGVILEHLTDDVFVPAGARWQNRLDLADEASLAWQKHIAEIIVDEESRLPNRHLIAQNYVNFFYPLNRVEPEISILNFHYALPQAALLNAGWKRPLSFDESGFAGPEPDVYRRQAWRFLLSGGAVFNGLDYSFYPDFEDGSGEISGPGGGGPLLRRQLAVLRRFLERFDLGALQPDLTTVQHAPGLVPYLLSDIGKQYAGWFEGRGAGIVALRLPKGSYLIQWLEPRTGELLRRERVSSNGRVAVPLRLPAYNGEIALDLRHN
- a CDS encoding sugar phosphate isomerase/epimerase, producing MKLGFVSAILPDLSFEEVVKFAAETGYECIEVMCWPKGKAERRYAGVTHIDVATLTKDEAAKINELLAKYNVSISGLGYYPNPLAPDEAEAQVYIEHIKKVISAAPLLGLKVVNTFIGRDWTKTIDDNWPRFKKVWPDLVKFAEDKGVKIGIENCPMFFTNDEWPGGKNLAHSPKVWRRMFEEIPSDHFGLNFDPSHLVWQGIDVYRAVKEFGKKFVHVHAKDARLDVDKLYDCGFLANPLEYHTPKLPGLGDVNWGKFFSALTDVGYDGPVCVEVEDRAYEGSLERRKASLKQSYAFLRKFIA